GATTGACTGGCACTATAACCTGGATAACCCCAAACACCTGTTTCGCCCATGGGGCTTTCAACCAGGTCATCAAACTGAGTGGAGTAAGCTGTTGCTGATCCTGTATCGGCACAAACCACAAAACTGGATGATCGAACGCGCCCGTTACCTGTTTGATACAGCGCTTGAAACCGCCTGGGATCAGGCGCATGGCGGAATATGCTATGGCTTTGCGCCGGATAACAGCATTTGCGACTCAGACAAATACTTCTGGGTTCAGGCAGAGAGTTTTGCCGCAGCGGCGCTGCTGGCACTCACAACAGGTGAAAACCGTTACTGGCAGTGGTATGACAAAATATGGCAGTATTGCTGGGATCATATGATAGATCATGAACATGGTGCCTGGTACCGCATTTTAGATAAACGAAACCAGGCATACAGCAACGAAAAAAGCCCTGCCGGGAAAACCGATTATCATACAATGGGCGCCTGCTACGAAGTACTCAGAGCCCAGCAACTAGCACAGGAGGCATTATGAGCCTGGTTTGTTTTGGAGAAGCCCTGATAGATTTCCTGTCAGATGGAAAAACGCCTGAGTCTTTTACTAAATACGCAGGTGGCGCACCGGCCAATGTTGCCGTTGCCGCAGCGCGTCAGGGTATTGCAGCGAGTTTTTGCGGCATGGTCGGCGATGACATGTTCGGCCGCTTTATAAAGCAAGAATTGCAATCACATGGGGTTAATTGTGATTACGTAAGCTCGACAGATAAAGCCAAAACGGCGCTTGCGTTCGTTTCGTTGGATTCAAACGGCGAACGAAGTTTTAGTTTTTATCGCCCCCCCGCGGCTGATCTGCTATTTCGCTCTGACGACTTTGATCCCAGCATGTTTGATATGCATTCATTGATACATGTGTGCAGTAATAGCCTGACCGAAACCAACATCTATAAAACAACCGTCCATGCTTTAACTCAGGCACGGGCTCAGGGTATGAATACCAGCTTTGATATGAACCTGAGAGAAAACCTCTGGACATCCATGACACATTGCTCAAAGCGCATTTGGCATGTCATTTCTCTTTCAGACATTGTTAAGCTGTCACAAGAGGAACTGGTATTTTTGAATGAGCAAAGTCATCCAGGTCAGCCTCAGTCCCATACCCTCGACGCCATCATGGCAGCCAATGTAAA
The DNA window shown above is from Pseudoalteromonas viridis and carries:
- a CDS encoding carbohydrate kinase family protein, producing MSLVCFGEALIDFLSDGKTPESFTKYAGGAPANVAVAAARQGIAASFCGMVGDDMFGRFIKQELQSHGVNCDYVSSTDKAKTALAFVSLDSNGERSFSFYRPPAADLLFRSDDFDPSMFDMHSLIHVCSNSLTETNIYKTTVHALTQARAQGMNTSFDMNLRENLWTSMTHCSKRIWHVISLSDIVKLSQEELVFLNEQSHPGQPQSHTLDAIMAANVKLLIITDGKQAVRFYGQTCQGEVQVPDVTAVDTTAAGDAFVGGLLATFIRSDLPIDTILASRDSVYRAIEYASRCGAFAVTRYGAFDSLPSYKDIA